From Halorubrum salinarum, the proteins below share one genomic window:
- a CDS encoding 30S ribosomal protein S8, with the protein MTGNDPFTNALAGMDNAESVGHLSYTVEPASNIIGSVLEVLYDRGYVDGFEYVDDGKAGKFEVELKGAINECGAVKPRYSAGADEFEKWEKRYLPARDYGTLIVTTSHGVMSHYEAREEGIGGQVIAYVY; encoded by the coding sequence ATGACGGGAAACGATCCATTCACCAACGCGCTCGCCGGCATGGACAACGCCGAGAGCGTTGGCCACCTGTCGTACACGGTAGAGCCCGCTTCGAACATCATCGGCTCCGTCCTCGAGGTCCTCTACGACCGCGGGTACGTCGACGGCTTCGAGTACGTCGACGACGGGAAGGCCGGGAAGTTCGAGGTCGAACTGAAAGGCGCGATCAACGAGTGTGGCGCCGTCAAGCCCCGCTACTCGGCGGGAGCAGACGAGTTCGAGAAGTGGGAGAAGCGATACCTCCCCGCCCGTGACTACGGGACGCTCATCGTCACGACGAGCCACGGCGTCATGAGCCACTACGAGGCCCGCGAAGAGGGCATCGGCGGCCAAGTGATCGCATACGTCTACTAA
- a CDS encoding 50S ribosomal protein L6, translating into MNRVEIEIPDDVSAETDHLELTVEGPNGSVTRRLWYPDVDVSVEDGAVVIATENEDAKTNATVGTFESHVANMIHGVTEGWEYAMEVYYAHFPMQVNVEGDEVVIENFLGESAARRTPIRGDTDVQVDGETVTLTGSDKEAVGQTAADIEQLTKVTDKDTRVFQDGVYIVEKPTGGA; encoded by the coding sequence ATGAACAGAGTCGAAATCGAGATTCCGGACGACGTCTCCGCCGAGACCGACCACCTCGAACTCACCGTCGAAGGGCCAAACGGAAGCGTCACGCGACGCCTCTGGTACCCCGACGTCGACGTGTCCGTCGAGGACGGCGCGGTGGTCATCGCGACCGAGAACGAGGACGCGAAGACCAACGCCACGGTCGGCACCTTCGAGAGCCACGTCGCCAACATGATCCACGGCGTCACCGAGGGCTGGGAGTACGCGATGGAAGTGTACTACGCCCACTTCCCGATGCAGGTGAACGTGGAGGGCGACGAGGTCGTCATCGAGAACTTCCTCGGGGAGAGCGCCGCGCGGCGCACCCCGATCCGCGGAGACACGGACGTACAGGTCGACGGCGAGACGGTCACGCTGACGGGCTCCGACAAGGAGGCCGTCGGGCAGACTGCCGCCGACATCGAACAGCTGACGAAGGTGACCGACAAGGACACGCGCGTCTTCCAGGACGGCGTGTACATCGTCGAGAAGCCCACCGGAGGTGCCTAA
- a CDS encoding 50S ribosomal protein L32e, whose protein sequence is MADELEDISGVGPSKADALREAGYETVEDVKAASQSELSEVDGVGNALAARIKADVGGLEVDEEADAEIEDETDEEEAADEAEESEAVETELRPRGHADKTPELDDETARALAQKHREGKPQFNRQDYHKKKRIPTSWRKPRGGLSKQRRRMKSKGPVVEAGFRSPKASRDLHPSGFEEVRVHNTDDLEGVDGDTQAVRIASKVGGRKRELIEDEAEERGIRVLNPTYVEVEVNDE, encoded by the coding sequence ATGGCAGACGAACTGGAAGACATCAGCGGCGTCGGTCCCTCGAAGGCGGACGCGCTTCGCGAGGCCGGCTACGAGACGGTCGAGGACGTGAAGGCCGCCTCCCAGTCGGAGCTCTCCGAGGTCGACGGCGTCGGCAACGCGCTCGCCGCGCGTATCAAGGCCGACGTCGGCGGACTGGAGGTCGACGAGGAGGCGGACGCGGAGATCGAAGACGAGACCGACGAGGAGGAGGCGGCCGACGAGGCCGAGGAGTCCGAGGCGGTCGAGACGGAGCTTCGCCCCCGCGGCCACGCCGACAAGACGCCGGAACTGGACGACGAGACCGCTCGCGCGCTCGCGCAGAAGCACCGCGAGGGGAAACCGCAGTTCAACCGGCAGGACTACCACAAGAAAAAGCGGATCCCGACGTCGTGGCGCAAGCCGCGCGGCGGGCTCTCCAAGCAGCGCCGCCGCATGAAGTCGAAGGGGCCGGTCGTCGAGGCCGGCTTCCGCTCGCCCAAGGCGTCGCGCGACCTGCACCCGAGCGGCTTCGAGGAGGTCCGCGTTCACAACACGGACGATCTTGAGGGCGTCGACGGCGACACGCAGGCGGTGCGGATCGCCTCGAAGGTCGGCGGTCGCAAGCGCGAACTGATCGAAGACGAGGCGGAGGAGCGCGGCATCCGCGTGCTGAACCCGACCTACGTCGAAGTGGAGGTCAACGATGAGTGA
- a CDS encoding 50S ribosomal protein L19e, whose protein sequence is MSDLKAQKRLAADELDVGKGRVWLDPDAQEEIADAITREDVRELIDQGTIRAKDAKTNSRGRARERADKRSYGHQSGAGSRKGRSGARQNTKDDWKARIRAQRARLKELRDEEDVLDASEYRTLYNKASGGDFEDVARLEAFIETQYGYEVTD, encoded by the coding sequence ATGAGTGATCTGAAGGCGCAGAAACGGCTCGCAGCGGACGAGCTCGACGTCGGCAAGGGCCGCGTCTGGCTCGACCCCGACGCACAGGAGGAGATCGCGGACGCTATCACCCGCGAGGACGTCCGCGAGCTCATCGACCAGGGAACGATCCGCGCGAAGGACGCGAAGACGAACTCGCGCGGTCGCGCCCGCGAGCGCGCCGACAAGCGCTCGTACGGACATCAGTCCGGCGCCGGCTCCCGCAAGGGGCGCTCCGGCGCGCGGCAGAACACGAAAGACGACTGGAAGGCGCGCATCCGCGCACAGCGGGCCCGCCTCAAGGAGCTTCGCGACGAGGAAGACGTGCTCGACGCCTCCGAGTACCGCACGCTCTACAACAAGGCGAGCGGGGGAGACTTCGAGGACGTCGCCCGTCTCGAGGCGTTCATCGAGACGCAGTACGGTTACGAGGTGACGGACTAA
- a CDS encoding 50S ribosomal protein L18 translates to MATGPRYKVPMRRRREVRTDYHQRLRLLKSGKPRLVARVSNAHVRAQLVTPGPDGDETHAAASSEELGEYGWDAPTGNLPSAYLTGFLAGARAVDAGLDEAVLDIGLNTATSGNKTFAVQEGAIDAGLDIPHNDDVLADWSRTRGEHIADYAEQLDEPLYSGEFDASELPEHFDDVLATIQEDHE, encoded by the coding sequence ATGGCGACAGGACCACGATACAAGGTGCCGATGCGGCGCCGCCGCGAGGTCCGGACGGATTACCATCAGAGGTTGCGCCTGCTGAAATCGGGCAAGCCTCGCCTGGTCGCCCGGGTGAGCAACGCTCACGTCAGGGCGCAGCTGGTGACCCCCGGACCCGACGGCGACGAGACCCACGCGGCCGCCTCCAGCGAGGAGCTCGGCGAGTACGGCTGGGACGCCCCCACGGGCAACCTCCCCAGCGCGTACCTCACCGGCTTCCTCGCGGGCGCCCGCGCCGTCGACGCCGGCCTCGACGAGGCCGTCCTCGACATTGGGCTCAACACGGCGACGTCCGGCAACAAGACGTTCGCGGTACAGGAAGGAGCGATCGACGCGGGCCTCGATATCCCGCACAACGACGACGTGCTGGCCGACTGGTCGCGCACGCGCGGCGAACACATCGCCGACTACGCCGAGCAGCTCGACGAGCCGCTGTACAGCGGCGAGTTCGACGCCAGCGAGCTACCCGAGCACTTCGACGACGTGCTCGCGACAATCCAGGAGGACCATGAGTAG
- a CDS encoding 30S ribosomal protein S5, which translates to MSRHNDGWEPRTRLGRKVQDGDITSMEQALESGLPLKEAEIVDQLLPGLEDEVLDINMVQRMTDSGRRVKFRCVVAVGNRDGYLGYAQARDDQVGGAIQKAIDVAKLNIISVDRGSGSWEDQPGGTNSLTRTAKGKAGSVTVEIKPAPQGLGLAAAETVRNILELAGVEDAWTNSDGNTRTTVNLAKATFNALENAAQSRTPQHAREVHYDEVSE; encoded by the coding sequence ATGAGTAGACACAACGACGGCTGGGAACCGCGGACGCGACTCGGCCGCAAGGTACAGGACGGCGACATCACGTCGATGGAACAGGCGCTCGAGTCCGGCCTTCCGCTGAAGGAGGCCGAGATCGTCGACCAGCTCCTCCCGGGGCTCGAAGACGAGGTGCTGGACATCAACATGGTCCAGCGCATGACCGACTCCGGCCGCCGCGTGAAGTTCCGCTGCGTCGTCGCCGTGGGCAACCGCGACGGCTACCTCGGCTACGCGCAGGCCCGCGACGACCAGGTCGGCGGCGCGATCCAGAAGGCGATCGACGTCGCGAAGCTGAACATCATCTCGGTCGACCGCGGCTCCGGGTCCTGGGAGGACCAGCCCGGCGGCACCAACTCCCTGACCCGCACGGCGAAGGGGAAGGCCGGCTCCGTCACCGTCGAGATCAAGCCCGCCCCGCAGGGGCTGGGCCTCGCGGCCGCGGAGACGGTCCGCAACATCTTGGAGCTCGCCGGCGTCGAGGACGCTTGGACGAACTCCGACGGCAACACGCGAACGACGGTGAACCTCGCGAAGGCGACGTTCAACGCCTTGGAGAACGCGGCGCAGTCCCGCACCCCGCAGCACGCGCGCGAAGTCCACTACGACGAGGTGAGCGAGTGA
- a CDS encoding 50S ribosomal protein L30, whose amino-acid sequence MQAIVQLRGDVNLDYGVEDTLDMLNVGRVNHATFVPETDSYRGMITKVNDVVAFGEPSVEAVARTIARRGEPLEGSADVDDEWIDSNTDYADLEALAEALVDEETTLREQGLSPTLRLHAPRGGHEGIKHPVIEGGELGKHTTEEIDSLLEAMR is encoded by the coding sequence ATGCAGGCGATCGTTCAGCTCCGCGGCGACGTCAACCTGGACTACGGCGTCGAGGACACGCTCGACATGCTGAACGTCGGGCGCGTCAACCACGCGACGTTCGTCCCCGAGACGGACTCGTACCGCGGCATGATCACGAAGGTCAACGACGTCGTCGCGTTCGGGGAACCGAGCGTCGAGGCCGTCGCGCGAACGATCGCGCGGCGCGGCGAGCCCCTCGAGGGCTCGGCCGACGTCGACGACGAGTGGATCGATTCGAATACCGACTACGCCGACCTCGAGGCGCTGGCCGAAGCGCTCGTCGACGAGGAGACGACCCTGCGCGAGCAGGGCCTCTCGCCGACGCTCCGGCTCCACGCGCCCCGCGGCGGTCACGAGGGCATCAAACACCCCGTGATCGAGGGCGGCGAGCTCGGGAAACACACCACCGAGGAGATCGACAGTCTCCTGGAGGCGATGCGATGA